The nucleotide window TGCTTCGACCATGTGAATATGGTGGGTTCTGTTTCCGCCTGCATCCCGTTTGATGAACCATGCATAGAAGGGCGGCGTGTCGTCGCCCCACATTGGCCGCCAAAAGAAGTCGTATCCCTTTGGCTCGAGTATCGGGGGAACCTTTTGCCTGGTTTCATCCAGTGAGGTTACCTCGACCAGCATATCGACAATAGGCTTTGCCGCCAGACCAGGAACCGCTGTACTGCCGAAGTGCTCAATACGTTTGACCCGCGTTTTGGGCAGACAGGACAGAAGGTGAGCCTTCTCTTCCTTAAACAGCTCAGGCCAACGAGGATCGTATGGAACGACGGCAACATCTTCCTTCACAACCCGGGCAACCTTTTCTTCAAGTGTTTCCATCTCTTATTTCATTACGCCCAACGACAAGTTCACTGGTTGCACGAGCTTCCCGAAAACTTATTCGTGATATTAAAGGTTGTTTATCCAAAGCTTTTCAAAGCGACTTAAATCCCTGCAATCCAGTGAAACGCCAGGTTCGCTTTCAATTTTAATATTCATCTTGTCATTCTAAATTCCGAAATAAGGCCGAACTTATCAGGGAAAAATGCATCGTTTTTTGTTAAGGCTTGAAAATACTTCATGGTAGCTCTAAAATGCTTATGCTTTTCCGACCCTGGTGTAGAATTCTCTGCCAAGGTTTCAAAAATACCTTTCAAACGATGAGCATCCGACTCGTTGCACCAAATAAGGGAGTCAGTTTGGCCCCAATGCAAAATATAAAAGTTGGCTTTCTTTTGAAGAAATTCGGATGCATTATCAGAAATAAAGCATAAAACTCCAGGCCCGGAAGAACCCTCTAATTTATATGCCGATACTAGGGCTTTCCCATGAATTCTTGCATAAGTAAAATTACTTAATCGTTTAAAACGAGCATCAGTATTGGAATCATCGACCCAATGGATTTCATCGAAACTAATTGCTCCACGCACAAATACATGGTCAGCACACCACTGAGAATAGCAAAATGAAATGGCAGAAATAAAATCCTCATGATTATTTTTGTGCGCTGAAATCATTACGCAATCTGAAAATGCTGCAAACCGAACAGATGGGATTAATTGCGCCGCAATACCAACAGGATTAACAAAATCTAAAGCATGCAGGTCTCCAAATTCTCCAGATTCAATAAGTGCTTTTGTCCCTAAAATATCAAGAAATGCGAATAATGATTTCTCAGCCATAGTTTGTGTTACCTTTTTAAAAGCGAACGCCAAGTTAACCGGCAGGCAAAGTGTGGGTGCTTTTGTACGATAATTTGCGAAGCAAATGCATAAAAGGAGCCGCGCTTTGACTGTCAGCGGAGCCGAAGGCGTAGCGATGGTTGAACTTTTTGTTAAGCGCTACCATTTGTTTGCCCACGCGGGAATGTAGTTACAGTAAGACCAATAAACGCCAAAAACTAACACACAAATTACCTGAATAGATTTGCCTAATAACCACCAAAGAACGAATGAACCACCTGAAAGCATGATGCAGGATAAATAATTAAGAACTAAAACAATAAATGAACAGGTAATAACTTGGCCAAATGGGATTCTCGGTGCAGCTAATTTTAGAGCAAGAGGGAACAGGGCTATAACAATGATGGGCCACCATTCAAAGATTGATTGATATTCAAAATCCAACACAAATACCGAAAATCCCAATATCGATACGGCTACTAGCGTATAAAGTTGAATGAAAATTGGCCGGTAAGGTATATGCGGCTGATTCATAGTTCTCCTTCCGCTTAACGGGCTGTTCAGGGGCGGCGAGACACAAGTCGTCCACTGCAACAGCAAGGTTATGCCATTAAATCCTTTGCTCGTTGCTCTAACAAAGCAGTACGACTTGCAATAAAGTCATTATAGTTTAGTGACTCGAAGGTACCTGGGATGAGTGCTTTTTGCAAATATTTATTTTTTCTATCAGAATCAATTTTTGCCCCGTAAACTGATGGGGCGGCGTCTTTGATAGAGTTGTTATCAGCCCGTGTGAGAAAACAAATGTTTGATAGAGTATTTATTTCGTTTCGAGCAAACCCCTCTCTCTCAAGATGTTTTTTAGGAAAAATATGATGGTATTCATGTTTACTTGCTTTTTTCAGTACTTTATTCAGGTCAATCGTAGCTCCACTAAGAAGTGAAAGAGGCGTAAGGCTGTTTAATAATAAAATATGAGTCTTGGAATTAGCATTGCCTGCAGAAAAGTTCGATTTGGCAAAATCAAACTTTATTTCGTTTTTAGGCAGTTTAAAGTCATAATTTTCATCATTTTTTAAGCCAAGCATGTTTGCAATATCTGTTGCTTGTCTTTCATTAACGCCGGCAGAGAATCTTCTTGTAAATAGCGATCTCCAAAACCATTTAAGTATTATGTCCTTTTGTTTTGAAGAATATGATATCCCTTCAGTTTTATTTGTAGCGAAAAAAGCACTCAATGGCACAAGCAAGCCAGGAAAGGGTATCATCTTATAATGCTTGATATTGGCTTCCCTTTTAAGAAAATCTAAAGCTCCTAAAATACCTTTTTCTATCTCATTAAAGCGACTTCGGATCTCTTCACCTTGTAACTCCAAAATTTTTTTTTGAAGTGGTCCCCATGTCAAGACCGATTTGAACATTTTTTAAGCTACATTTCTGAGCCATTTGTGTTGTAGGATTTCCATCCTTTTTTATCGTTTGCAGCCTCCTTTCAATCATGCATTTTAAAAACCATTGGAATTTACAACCTAAAAATGCCCCTACTGATGACAAGAAACAGTATGGGGGGGGCATACTGAGAATTAAAAACTTTTCCCCCAAGCGAAAAATCAATCCTTCTGATCCTCACAATATTTAAAACCTGCCTTTTTCAAAATATCTTCCAGAATGATTCCAGGCTCTCCTTTTGCCTTTAATTGGTCAAGCATCCACCTTTGGATACGAACATTCACATGAACCCGCTTGAGATGCGGGGGTAACTTTTGTTTTGGTTTTCCTCTATATCCTCCACGGTTACTCTGCATTTCATTACCTCATATTTATTTTTGCAAGCTCTAAAAGTCTTGTCAATCGGATACTTTAGAAAAGTGTGTTACGCTTTACAAAAAAAATACTCCTTTTCAGTTAAAAAATACCGCCTTTTTTAATAATGTTGTCTTGATATTTTTCCCTACAGTGGTATTGTCACGCCACCATCCCGGAGGATAGGGCAACTGCTGGGAAGCACCCCGAGCGTCGTGGCTGGTGACTGAAGCATGGGGCAGCGCCGGCAAATGCCAGCCTGCCCTACATGCTTTGGTCCACAATGCGTTAAATCCCGGGGGTTTGGGGGCTGGCCCCCATTATAATCAGGCTAAAACTCCTTTTTTTAAAGGCTCACAGTAGCGCACGCTTTAGGGTAAGATGCTCTTGGTACACCGTATTTCAGCGACTGATGAAGCCTTTCATTGTTATAGAAGTTCATATAGGCTTTCAAAGACCTGTAGGCATCATTCATTGTCTGATAGTCTTTCAAATAGACATCCTCATATTTGACAGCACGCCATAACCGCTCTACAAAGACATTATCAAGTGCCCGGCCTTTAGAATCCATGCTGATTAGGATGTTTCGTTTTTCCAAAACCGTTAAAAAATTGATTGCGGTATATTGGCTGCCCTGGTCAGTGTTGAAGATTTCGGGTTGTGAAATCACCAAAGATTCCTCCAGGGCCTCAACACAGAATGAATTTTCAAGGGTGTTGCTCAGTCTCCATGACAAAACGTATCTGCTGTACCAGTCCATGACTGCCGTTAAATACACAAAGCCATTTCCGATTTTAATATACGTGATATCAGTAGACCATACCTGGTCAGGCCTTTCTATTCTGACTTCCCGCAATAAATATGGATAAATTTTATGTGTTTTGTCCCTCCTTGATAGTTGGGGTTTAGGGTAAATGGCCTCTATTCTCATCAGCTGCATCAACCGCCGAACACGTTTCCGGTTCACATTATAACCGAGTGTGTTCAAATAGGCCACCAGCCTTCGGTT belongs to Desulfotignum phosphitoxidans DSM 13687 and includes:
- a CDS encoding GrpB family protein, encoding METLEEKVARVVKEDVAVVPYDPRWPELFKEEKAHLLSCLPKTRVKRIEHFGSTAVPGLAAKPIVDMLVEVTSLDETRQKVPPILEPKGYDFFWRPMWGDDTPPFYAWFIKRDAGGNRTHHIHMVEAHFELWDRLLFRDYLIEHPHVAKDYGNLKRKLSNTHANDRVAYTKAKTDFIVRITNIAKAYYMEA
- a CDS encoding IS3 family transposase (programmed frameshift), which encodes MKKSYSGKFKTKVALAMIREQETVAELARKFEIHRSLLTRWKKEALEGLPEVFTNHKQRKKNDEKDLVNQLYQQIGQLKVENDWLKKKVDTIKIPERRQLIDKNHQKLSINRQCELLEVSKGALYYTPKPIDPYTLCLMDLIDRQHTKTPFYGNRRLVAYLNTLGYNVNRKRVRRLMQLMRIEAIYPKPQLSRRDKTHKIYPYLLREVRIERPDQVWSTDITYIKIGNGFVYLTAVMDWYSRYVLSWRLSNTLENSFCVEALEESLVISQPEIFNTDQGSQYTAINFLTVLEKRNILISMDSKGRALDNVFVERLWRAVKYEDVYLKDYQTMNDAYRSLKAYMNFYNNERLHQSLKYGVPRASYPKACATVSL